The following are from one region of the Streptococcus sp. 1643 genome:
- the galR gene encoding DNA-binding transcriptional regulator GalR has translation MATLKDIAQLASVSIATVSRVLNRDQSLSVTEETRHRILTVAEELGYTKHLKTGESHKPKQKIAIIQWVSEQGELDDLYYYQIRLGIEKRAQELDYDILRYFNDHPFTLSEEVIGILCIGKFSRAQIAAFEEYQKPLVFIDSDTLSLGHTCIITDFYTAVKQVVDHFLSQGMNRIGILTGLEETTDQEEIIQDKRLENFKDITQAKGIYHEELVFQGSFTAQSGYDLMKEAIHKLGEQLPPAFFAASDSLAIGALRALQEAGISLPDRVSLISFNDTSLTKQVYPPLSSITVYTEEMGRAGMDILNKEVLHGRKIPSLTMLGTRLTLRESTRNE, from the coding sequence ATGGCTACCTTAAAAGATATCGCACAGCTAGCCTCTGTCTCTATCGCGACCGTATCTCGTGTCCTCAATCGCGACCAGAGTCTATCTGTTACAGAAGAAACCAGACACCGTATTTTAACTGTCGCTGAAGAGCTGGGCTACACCAAGCATCTCAAGACAGGCGAATCCCACAAGCCCAAGCAAAAGATTGCCATTATCCAATGGGTCAGCGAACAAGGGGAGTTGGACGACCTCTACTATTATCAGATTCGTCTAGGTATTGAAAAAAGAGCCCAAGAGTTGGACTATGACATCTTGCGCTATTTTAATGACCATCCTTTTACACTGAGCGAGGAAGTGATTGGCATTCTCTGCATCGGAAAGTTCAGCCGAGCTCAGATTGCTGCCTTTGAAGAATACCAAAAACCTTTAGTCTTTATAGACAGCGATACCCTCTCACTAGGTCATACCTGTATTATTACTGACTTTTACACTGCTGTGAAACAAGTTGTAGACCATTTCCTCAGCCAAGGGATGAACCGTATCGGAATTCTCACAGGCCTTGAGGAAACAACCGACCAGGAAGAAATAATCCAGGATAAGCGACTAGAAAATTTCAAAGACATTACCCAAGCAAAGGGAATCTACCATGAAGAACTGGTCTTTCAGGGAAGCTTTACTGCCCAGTCTGGCTATGACTTGATGAAAGAGGCCATTCACAAGCTAGGAGAACAACTCCCACCAGCCTTTTTCGCAGCCAGCGATAGTTTAGCCATCGGTGCCCTTCGTGCCCTTCAAGAAGCTGGAATCAGCCTACCAGACCGTGTCAGTCTCATTTCTTTTAACGACACTAGCCTGACCAAGCAGGTCTATCCTCCCCTCTCCAGTATCACTGTCTATACCGAAGAAATGGGCCGAGCAGGCATGGATATTCTTAATAAGGAAGTTCTACACGGTCGCAAAATCCCCAGCTTGACTATGCTGGGAACCAGACTGACTTTGAGAGAAAGTACGAGGAATGAATAG
- a CDS encoding galactokinase, which produces MTQDLTAQALRKDFLAVFGQEADQTFFSPGRINLIGEHTDYNGGHVFPAAISLGTYGAARKRDDQVLRFYSANFEDKGIIEVPLADLKFEKEHSWTNYPKGVLHFLQEAGHVIDKGFDFYVYGNIPNGAGLSSSASLELLTGVVAEHLFDLKLDRLDLVKIGKQTENNFIGVNSGIMDQFAIGMGADQRAIYLDTNTLEYDLVPLDLKDNVVVIMNTNKRRELADSKYNERRAECEKAVEELQVALDIQTLGELDEWAFDQYSYLIKDENRLKRARHAVLENQRTLKAQAALQAGDLETFGRLMNASHVSLEHDYEVTGLELDTLVHTAWAQEGVLGARMTGAGFGGCAIALVQKDAVEAFKEAVGKHYEEVVGYAPSFYIAEVAGGTRVLD; this is translated from the coding sequence ATGACACAAGATCTTACTGCTCAAGCCCTTCGCAAAGACTTTCTTGCCGTTTTTGGTCAAGAAGCAGACCAAACCTTCTTTTCACCTGGCCGCATCAATTTAATTGGTGAACACACGGACTACAATGGCGGTCACGTTTTTCCTGCTGCGATTTCCTTGGGAACTTATGGGGCGGCTCGAAAACGTGACGACCAAGTTTTGCGTTTCTACTCAGCCAACTTTGAGGACAAGGGTATCATCGAAGTGCCTCTTGCTGACCTCAAATTTGAAAAAGAGCACAGCTGGACCAACTATCCAAAAGGGGTTCTTCATTTCTTGCAAGAAGCTGGACACGTGATTGACAAAGGGTTTGATTTTTATGTTTATGGGAATATCCCAAATGGAGCTGGCTTGTCATCATCAGCATCTTTGGAACTCTTGACTGGTGTTGTGGCAGAGCATCTCTTTGATTTAAAACTAGATCGTTTGGATTTGGTTAAAATCGGAAAACAAACAGAAAACAACTTTATCGGAGTAAACTCTGGTATCATGGACCAGTTTGCCATCGGTATGGGTGCTGACCAACGTGCCATTTACCTAGATACCAATACGTTAGAATACGACTTGGTGCCGCTTGATTTGAAGGACAATGTCGTTGTTATCATGAACACCAACAAACGTCGTGAATTGGCAGATTCTAAATACAATGAACGCCGTGCTGAGTGTGAAAAAGCTGTGGAAGAATTGCAAGTTGCCTTGGATATTCAGACCTTGGGTGAATTGGATGAGTGGGCCTTTGACCAATACAGCTATCTGATTAAAGATGAAAATCGCTTAAAACGTGCTCGCCATGCTGTGCTTGAAAACCAACGTACTCTTAAAGCTCAAGCAGCACTTCAAGCAGGTGATTTGGAAACATTTGGTCGCTTGATGAATGCGTCACACGTTTCTCTAGAACATGACTATGAAGTGACTGGCTTGGAATTGGATACCCTTGTTCACACAGCTTGGGCCCAAGAAGGTGTTCTTGGTGCTCGTATGACAGGGGCAGGATTTGGCGGATGTGCCATTGCCTTGGTTCAAAAAGACGCTGTTGAGGCCTTTAAGGAAGCTGTAGGCAAGCACTACGAGGAAGTCGTTGGATATGCTCCAAGCTTCTATATCGCTGAAGTTGCAGGTGGCACTCGCGTTTTAGACTAG
- a CDS encoding HAD family phosphatase produces the protein MDAVIFDLDGLLADTEIISLKVYQELLKDFGIPFTEETYSREYSGHREEENVQRFLDTYDLPWNFDQTLEKVYELEARILAKGVNLKKGAKNLLAFLQREGIPIALATSSVESRARMILDSNGILSLFDHLVFAKDVKRSKPYPDIFLKACSDLNVLPENCLVLEDSEAGIEAAYRAGIPVICIPDLKMPAQSFLNKTEQVFQDLDAVRDYLESKKENQ, from the coding sequence ATGGACGCTGTAATATTTGATTTAGATGGCTTATTAGCTGATACTGAGATCATTTCTCTAAAAGTTTATCAAGAATTGCTTAAAGATTTTGGAATTCCTTTCACAGAAGAAACATATTCTAGAGAATACAGTGGACATAGGGAAGAGGAGAATGTTCAACGATTTTTAGATACCTATGATTTACCTTGGAACTTTGACCAAACCTTGGAAAAAGTTTATGAACTGGAAGCTCGAATATTAGCCAAAGGTGTAAATTTAAAAAAAGGTGCTAAAAATTTGCTTGCTTTTTTGCAAAGAGAAGGTATTCCAATCGCTTTAGCAACTTCAAGTGTTGAATCTAGAGCTAGAATGATTTTGGATAGCAATGGTATACTGTCCTTATTTGACCATCTAGTTTTTGCAAAAGATGTAAAGAGAAGCAAACCTTACCCTGATATATTTTTAAAGGCCTGTAGTGATTTGAATGTTTTACCAGAGAATTGCTTAGTATTAGAGGATAGTGAAGCAGGGATTGAAGCAGCGTATAGAGCTGGGATACCAGTTATTTGTATTCCAGACTTGAAAATGCCAGCACAGTCTTTCTTAAATAAAACAGAACAAGTTTTTCAGGATTTAGATGCTGTCAGAGACTATTTAGAAAGTAAGAAGGAGAATCAATGA
- a CDS encoding UDP-glucose--hexose-1-phosphate uridylyltransferase, which yields MSQGVLDAFITEVIAESAFEEMDRIYLTNRVLARVGDGVLEVETDLDKLIDLKDQLVEEAVRLETIEDSQTAREILGAELMDLVTPCPSQVNRDFWKTYAQSPEQAIADFYQLSQKNDYIKLKAIAKNIAYRVPSDYGELEITINLSKPEKDPKEIAAAKLVQASNYPQCQLCLENEGYHGRVNHPARSNHRIIRFEMAGQEWGFQYSPYAYFNEHCIFLDGQHRPMAISRQSFERLLAIVEQFPGYFAGSNADLPIVGGSILTHDHYQGGRHVFPMELAPLQKTFCFAGFEQVKAGIVKWPMSVLRLTSDSKEYLINLADKILQEWRQYSDPAVQILAGTDGTPHHTITPIARKRDGQFELDLVLRDNQTSPEHPDGIYHPHKDVQHIKKENIGLIEVMGLAILPPRLKAEVEQVASYLVGDDDIVADYHQEWADQLKAQHPDLADKEKALEIVKDSVGTIFARVLEDAGVYKQTEQGQVAFMRFVEQVGILPD from the coding sequence ATGAGTCAAGGAGTTCTAGATGCATTTATCACGGAAGTTATTGCTGAAAGTGCTTTTGAGGAAATGGATCGAATCTACCTAACCAATCGTGTCTTGGCACGAGTGGGAGATGGTGTTTTGGAGGTTGAGACTGATCTGGATAAATTGATTGACCTCAAGGACCAGTTGGTTGAGGAGGCGGTTCGATTAGAGACGATTGAGGATAGTCAGACTGCGCGTGAAATCCTCGGTGCTGAATTGATGGACTTGGTGACACCTTGTCCAAGTCAGGTCAATCGTGACTTTTGGAAAACCTATGCCCAATCTCCCGAGCAGGCAATTGCGGACTTCTACCAACTTAGCCAGAAAAATGACTACATCAAGCTCAAGGCCATTGCTAAGAATATTGCTTATCGTGTACCATCTGACTACGGAGAACTTGAGATTACCATCAATCTGTCTAAACCTGAAAAGGATCCAAAAGAGATTGCGGCAGCTAAGTTGGTTCAAGCTAGCAATTACCCACAGTGTCAACTCTGTCTAGAGAACGAAGGCTACCATGGTCGGGTTAACCACCCAGCTCGCAGCAATCACCGCATTATCCGTTTCGAAATGGCGGGCCAGGAGTGGGGCTTCCAGTATTCGCCCTATGCTTATTTTAATGAGCACTGTATTTTCTTAGATGGTCAGCATCGTCCCATGGCTATTAGTCGTCAGAGTTTTGAGCGTCTGCTGGCTATCGTAGAGCAGTTTCCGGGCTATTTTGCGGGCTCTAATGCCGACCTGCCAATCGTGGGAGGCTCTATTCTGACTCATGATCACTATCAGGGAGGCCGACATGTTTTCCCTATGGAATTAGCTCCTTTACAAAAGACTTTCTGTTTTGCTGGTTTTGAGCAGGTCAAGGCTGGGATTGTCAAGTGGCCTATGTCAGTGCTACGTTTGACCTCGGATTCAAAAGAGTATTTGATCAACTTGGCTGACAAGATTTTGCAAGAATGGCGCCAGTATTCAGATCCTGCAGTGCAGATTTTAGCAGGGACAGACGGGACACCGCATCACACCATTACACCCATTGCCCGTAAACGAGATGGTCAGTTTGAATTGGACTTGGTCTTGCGGGATAATCAGACATCGCCAGAGCATCCTGATGGTATCTATCATCCCCACAAGGATGTTCAACATATCAAGAAGGAAAATATCGGCTTGATTGAGGTCATGGGCTTGGCTATCTTACCACCTCGTCTGAAAGCGGAAGTGGAGCAGGTTGCTAGCTACCTCGTGGGAGATGATGATATAGTTGCCGACTATCATCAGGAATGGGCAGACCAGCTCAAAGCCCAACATCCGGATCTAGCAGATAAAGAAAAAGCCCTTGAAATCGTCAAGGACTCTGTGGGCACTATTTTTGCGCGTGTTTTGGAGGACGCAGGGGTTTACAAGCAGACTGAGCAGGGACAGGTAGCCTTTATGCGCTTTGTAGAACAGGTCGGAATTTTGCCAGACTAG
- a CDS encoding PaaI family thioesterase has product MKDFHFDAISAFENYEIEKMRDGQVVVTTKVVDSSLNYYGNAHGGYLFTLCDQISGLVVISLGLDGVTLQSSINYLKAGKLDDVLTIKGECVHQGRTTCVVDVDITNQEGRNVCKATFTMFVTGQRSEDRQVRI; this is encoded by the coding sequence ATGAAAGATTTTCATTTTGACGCTATATCTGCCTTTGAAAATTACGAAATAGAAAAAATGAGAGATGGTCAGGTTGTAGTGACGACCAAAGTGGTGGACTCGTCACTCAACTACTATGGCAATGCCCATGGTGGCTATCTCTTCACCCTTTGTGACCAGATTAGTGGTTTGGTGGTTATCTCGCTAGGGCTTGATGGAGTGACGCTCCAGTCCTCTATCAACTACCTTAAGGCAGGAAAACTCGACGATGTGCTGACCATTAAAGGAGAATGTGTCCATCAAGGTCGCACAACCTGTGTCGTGGATGTCGATATCACCAATCAAGAAGGCAGAAATGTCTGCAAGGCAACCTTTACCATGTTTGTGACAGGCCAGCGGTCAGAAGACAGACAGGTGAGGATATAA
- a CDS encoding nucleobase:cation symporter-2 family protein: MQKQEKHSQAAVLGLQHLLAMYSGSILVPIMIATALGYSAEQLTYLISTDIFMCGVATFLQLQLNKYFGIGLPVVLGVAFQSVAPLIMIGQSHGSGAMFGALIVSGIYVVLISGIFSKVANLFPSIVTGSVITTIGLTLIPVAIGNMGNNVPEPTGQSLLLAAITVLIILLINIFTKGFIKSISILIGLVVGTAIAATMGLVDFSPVAAAPLVHVPTPLYFGMPTFEISSIVMMCIIATVSMVESTGVYLALSDITNDPIDSTRLRNGYRAEGLAVLLGGIFNTFPYTGFSQNVGLVKLSGIKTRLPIYYAAGFLVLLGLLPKFGALAQIIPSPVLGGAMLVMFGFVSLQGMQILARVDFANNEHNFLIAAVSIAAGVGLNNSNLFVSMPTAFQMFFSNGIVVASLLAIVLNAVLNRKKK, translated from the coding sequence ATGCAAAAACAAGAAAAACATTCACAAGCAGCCGTTCTTGGCTTGCAACACTTACTAGCCATGTACTCAGGTTCTATCCTGGTTCCTATCATGATTGCGACAGCTCTTGGCTATTCAGCTGAGCAGTTGACCTACCTGATCTCCACAGATATCTTCATGTGTGGGGTGGCCACCTTCCTCCAACTCCAACTCAACAAATACTTTGGGATTGGACTACCAGTCGTTCTCGGAGTTGCCTTCCAATCCGTCGCTCCCTTGATTATGATTGGGCAAAGTCACGGTAGCGGTGCTATGTTTGGTGCCCTTATCGTTTCAGGGATTTATGTAGTTCTGATTTCAGGAATTTTTTCAAAAGTAGCTAATCTTTTCCCTTCTATCGTAACAGGCTCTGTCATTACCACGATTGGATTGACCCTGATTCCTGTCGCTATTGGAAATATGGGAAATAACGTCCCAGAACCAACTGGTCAAAGTCTCTTGCTTGCTGCTATCACTGTTCTGATTATCCTCTTGATCAACATCTTTACCAAAGGATTTATCAAGTCTATCTCCATTTTGATTGGACTGGTTGTCGGAACTGCCATTGCTGCCACTATGGGCTTGGTTGACTTCTCTCCTGTGGCTGCAGCACCGCTTGTTCATGTCCCAACTCCACTCTACTTTGGAATGCCAACCTTTGAAATCTCATCTATTGTCATGATGTGTATCATCGCAACGGTTTCTATGGTTGAGTCCACTGGTGTTTACCTAGCCTTGTCTGATATCACCAATGACCCAATCGACAGCACGCGCCTGCGCAACGGTTATCGTGCAGAAGGTCTGGCCGTACTTCTCGGAGGAATTTTTAACACCTTCCCTTACACAGGATTTTCACAAAACGTTGGTTTGGTTAAATTATCAGGTATCAAAACCCGTCTACCAATCTACTACGCAGCTGGTTTCCTAGTCCTCCTTGGACTCCTTCCTAAGTTTGGCGCCCTCGCCCAAATCATTCCGAGCCCTGTTCTTGGAGGGGCCATGCTGGTGATGTTTGGTTTTGTTTCCCTTCAAGGGATGCAAATCCTCGCTCGCGTTGATTTTGCTAACAATGAACACAACTTCCTTATTGCAGCTGTCTCCATCGCTGCAGGTGTCGGACTCAACAATAGTAATCTCTTTGTCAGCATGCCGACAGCCTTCCAAATGTTCTTCTCAAACGGAATCGTCGTAGCCAGCCTACTGGCCATTGTCCTCAATGCAGTATTAAACCGGAAAAAGAAATAA
- a CDS encoding xanthine phosphoribosyltransferase: MKLLEERILEDGHILGDNILKVDSFLTHQVDYRLMREIGKVFAEKFASAGITKVVTIEASGIAPAVFTAEALDVPMIFAKKAKNITMNEGILTAEVYSFTKQVTSTVSIAGKFLSPEDKVVIIDDFLANGQAAKGLIQIIEQAGAKVEAIGIVIEKSFQDGRDLLEKAGYPVLSLARLDRFENGQVVFKEADF; this comes from the coding sequence ATGAAATTATTAGAAGAGCGCATCCTCGAGGATGGGCATATCTTGGGGGACAACATCCTCAAGGTAGATTCCTTTTTAACCCACCAGGTTGACTATCGTTTGATGCGGGAGATTGGTAAAGTTTTTGCGGAAAAATTCGCATCTGCTGGCATTACCAAGGTTGTAACCATTGAAGCTTCAGGCATTGCCCCAGCTGTTTTTACAGCTGAAGCCTTAGACGTTCCCATGATTTTCGCCAAGAAAGCTAAAAACATCACCATGAACGAAGGCATCTTAACTGCAGAAGTCTACTCCTTTACCAAGCAGGTGACCAGCACCGTTTCCATCGCTGGAAAATTCCTCTCACCAGAGGACAAGGTCGTGATTATTGACGATTTCCTTGCTAATGGACAAGCTGCCAAAGGCTTGATCCAAATCATCGAACAAGCCGGAGCAAAAGTTGAAGCGATAGGTATCGTGATTGAAAAATCTTTCCAAGATGGTCGTGATTTGCTTGAAAAAGCAGGGTATCCAGTCCTATCACTGGCTCGCTTGGATCGTTTCGAAAATGGTCAGGTCGTATTTAAGGAGGCAGATTTCTAA
- a CDS encoding VOC family protein, producing the protein MDYQAVIPEFVVSDLEKSRHFYCDLLGFSVEYERPEEKFLFLSLEDCQLMLEEGSTEELAQLTYPFGRGVNISFGIEDVPQLHQKLLEANYPIYRPLTKRTFRVGDHYIYPHEFAVLDPDGYFLRFSE; encoded by the coding sequence ATGGACTATCAAGCTGTCATTCCTGAATTTGTAGTATCTGACCTCGAAAAGTCACGCCACTTCTACTGCGATTTGCTGGGATTTTCTGTCGAATACGAGCGTCCAGAGGAGAAATTTCTCTTCCTCTCGCTTGAAGACTGCCAACTTATGCTAGAAGAAGGCAGCACAGAAGAATTAGCCCAACTAACCTATCCTTTCGGGCGCGGTGTCAATATTTCCTTTGGTATTGAAGATGTCCCTCAGCTCCACCAAAAACTGCTGGAGGCCAACTATCCTATTTATCGTCCTTTGACTAAGAGAACATTTCGTGTTGGGGATCACTACATCTATCCTCACGAATTTGCAGTCTTGGATCCAGATGGCTATTTTTTAAGATTTAGCGAATAG
- a CDS encoding exodeoxyribonuclease III — MKLISWNIDSLNAALTSDSARAKLSQEVLQTLVAENADIIAIQETKLSAKGPTKKHLEILEELFPGYENTWRSSQEPARKGYAGTMFLYKKELTPTISFPEIGAPSTMDLEGRIITLEFDTFFVTQVYTPNAGDGLKRLEERQVWDVKYAEYLAQLDKEKPVLATGDYNVAHKEIDLANPASNRRSPGFTDEERAGFTSLLATGFTDTFRHIHGDVPERYTWWAQRSKTSKINNTGWRIDYWLTSNRVADKVTKSDMIDSGARQDHTPIVLEIEL; from the coding sequence ATGAAACTCATCTCATGGAATATCGATTCCCTCAATGCAGCCCTAACGAGCGACTCAGCTCGTGCAAAATTGTCCCAAGAAGTCCTACAAACCTTGGTAGCCGAAAATGCTGATATTATCGCTATTCAGGAAACCAAGCTTTCTGCAAAAGGGCCTACAAAAAAACACTTGGAAATTTTAGAAGAACTCTTCCCAGGTTATGAAAACACTTGGCGTTCTTCCCAAGAACCTGCTCGTAAAGGATATGCTGGAACCATGTTCCTTTATAAGAAAGAACTCACACCAACGATCAGCTTCCCAGAAATCGGTGCTCCTTCTACCATGGACTTGGAAGGCCGCATCATCACCTTGGAATTTGATACATTTTTCGTGACCCAAGTTTACACTCCAAACGCTGGCGATGGTCTCAAACGCTTGGAAGAGCGTCAAGTCTGGGACGTCAAATACGCTGAGTATTTGGCTCAACTAGACAAAGAAAAACCAGTCCTTGCAACCGGTGACTACAACGTAGCCCACAAGGAAATCGACCTTGCAAACCCTGCCAGCAACCGCCGTTCACCTGGATTTACCGACGAAGAACGTGCTGGCTTTACCAGCCTCTTAGCAACTGGATTTACTGACACCTTCCGCCACATTCATGGCGATGTCCCAGAGCGTTATACTTGGTGGGCGCAACGCAGCAAGACTTCTAAAATCAACAATACAGGATGGAGAATCGACTACTGGCTCACTAGCAACCGCGTGGCTGACAAGGTGACCAAGTCTGACATGATTGACTCGGGTGCGCGTCAAGACCATACGCCGATTGTATTGGAAATTGAACTCTAA
- a CDS encoding DUF3290 family protein, with amino-acid sequence MKFYSYDYVLSQIGQQNGIMIGLGIVLLAVTGFLAFKAYHDKKGTKFRELVMISALTLLALLLVSITTYQNNQVSNNKFQASLHFIELVSKELGVDKSEVYVNTSADTDGALIKVGDHYYRALNGSEPDKYLLEKVELYKTDAIELVEVNK; translated from the coding sequence ATGAAATTCTATTCTTATGACTATGTACTCAGCCAAATCGGTCAGCAAAATGGCATCATGATTGGTTTAGGGATTGTTTTATTAGCTGTGACAGGATTTTTAGCTTTCAAGGCTTATCATGATAAAAAGGGGACTAAATTTCGTGAGTTGGTCATGATTTCAGCTTTGACCTTATTAGCTCTCCTTTTAGTCAGCATCACGACTTATCAAAACAATCAAGTTTCTAATAATAAATTTCAAGCTTCACTTCATTTCATCGAGCTTGTTTCCAAAGAATTGGGAGTAGACAAGTCAGAGGTCTATGTTAATACTTCTGCGGACACGGATGGCGCACTTATCAAGGTAGGTGATCACTATTACCGTGCCCTGAACGGTAGTGAGCCAGACAAGTACCTGCTAGAGAAAGTGGAATTGTATAAAACAGATGCGATCGAATTGGTGGAGGTGAACAAATGA
- a CDS encoding DUF421 domain-containing protein yields the protein MTLNYIEILIKLALGLFSLVFVINVTGKGNLAPNSAIDQIQNYVLGGIIGGVIYNSAISILQYAVILIMWTILVLTLKWLNNNVHFVKRLIDGKPTLLIKNGKIDPEACRSVGLSAADVALKLRSQGIFQMKQVKRAMQEQNGQLIVVQMGDENPKYPVVTDGVIQVEILETIGRSEEWLLDNLSKQGYDNVANIFIAEYDKGVVSVVTYE from the coding sequence ATGACACTTAATTATATCGAAATTTTAATCAAACTAGCCTTGGGTCTCTTTTCTCTGGTTTTCGTAATTAATGTGACAGGAAAGGGCAATCTAGCGCCTAACTCAGCGATAGATCAAATTCAGAACTATGTACTCGGGGGGATCATCGGTGGGGTGATTTACAATAGCGCCATCAGTATCCTTCAGTATGCAGTCATCTTGATCATGTGGACCATTCTGGTCTTGACTCTCAAATGGCTCAATAATAATGTTCACTTTGTGAAACGTTTGATTGATGGGAAGCCAACCCTGCTTATCAAAAATGGGAAGATTGATCCAGAAGCCTGCCGTTCGGTTGGTTTATCAGCAGCGGACGTAGCTCTTAAGCTCCGTAGTCAGGGAATTTTCCAAATGAAACAAGTCAAACGAGCTATGCAGGAGCAAAACGGTCAACTCATCGTAGTCCAAATGGGAGATGAGAATCCCAAGTATCCTGTTGTCACAGACGGTGTGATCCAAGTTGAAATTTTGGAGACCATTGGTCGGAGCGAAGAATGGCTGCTTGATAACCTTAGTAAACAAGGGTATGACAATGTGGCCAATATCTTTATCGCTGAGTATGACAAGGGTGTCGTCTCAGTCGTAACTTATGAATAA